In Vicia villosa cultivar HV-30 ecotype Madison, WI unplaced genomic scaffold, Vvil1.0 ctg.001450F_1_1, whole genome shotgun sequence, the genomic stretch AATCCTAATAATTGGGTTGAATacctctttttttgttgtttttatgtaGGTCTAATCGTGCAGTCTTTTGAATCAATTGAGATTTTAGTTTTTGTGATAAATTTCCTTCGAATCATTTGTAGGGGACGCGGTGAATCATGTCACAAGGCAGGAACAAAAGCTTGCCGTGAGAAAATGCGGAGGGAGAAACTCAATGAAAGGCATGAGTGCTTCTAATTATTAAACTTATTGTTGATATCAAAATGATGTAGCTTTTTGCTGAACATCATTTTTCTACCTTTGTATACTTACTCTTGCCATTAGTTTCTGGTTTCTTGTTGCTTGTTTCACAAATATCTGGTCATGTTTTATATAGTCTTTTTAGACTTGAGTTAGTTGCATGTGTTTGATACTATGGTGTATCAAGTTTATGACTCTGCCTTTGAAAATAGTTGTTAACAATGTTAAGCATTGATAGCGACCAACTGTAAACATTTTTTATCTCCCTGAAAGGATGtgaatatgatgtttatgagCTTAATATGAACTTTCATAAACTTCCAACTTTATCATTTATATGATATGATTATATAGCTTTCTATTTTTATGTCATTAATGATCTTAGTTCTTAAAATTTCTAAGATGCCTAGTTATGAAGACAACTGTGTTCCAAACGccttctcagtgttttgtactgTATTTTGTTGCTACTTCTTCTTATGAGCAAAGGGAGGAACATAACTGTCATTATTTGCTGCAGGTTTTGCGATTTGAGTGCTGTTTTGGATCCTGGGAGACCTGTGAGAACAGATAAGCCTGCTATACTTGATGATGCTATCAGAGTCTTGAACCAACTTAAAACTGAAGCTGAGGAACTCAAagaaacaaatggaaaattgttagAGGAAATAAAATGTTTGAAGGTTAGTATTTTTTCAACTACTGAAAATAGTATCTATTATCTATATttcatttctctttttctcttgaaACATTATCTTCTTTACCTACCTCATGAAATCTCCCTCTACGACGGTggaaaacaaattgatttttgtttcTAGTGCAACTGTTAGAATCTTTGTCTATGAAATAGATACATCAACAAGGACATTGCATTCAATGCTCGAGTGTTTGTGTGTAagattatataaatttttttctcaTCCATGACAGGCAGAGAAAAATGAACTCCGCGAAGAGAAACTTGTTCTGAAAGCTGataaagaaaagatggagaaACAGCTGAAAACTTTGCCTATTTCACCAGCAGGATTtatgcctcctcctcctcctatGGCTGCTTATCAAGCAAGCGTGAACAAGATGGCTGTTTATCCAAACTATGGATATATCCCAATGTGGCAATATCTTCCCCAATCAGCTCGCGACACATCCCAAGATCACGAGCTCAGGCCTCCTGCCGCCTAGTTGCTTTGCTTGTGTTACTTCCCTTTGGTTAATTTttcattcaccattttgacaACACTGTCCAAGTATTGACATGTAAATTACCATTGCTTCAAATTTTCAGGTCTTAATATGATAAATTAGGTTTACAATTACCAATCTATGTTGGTCCAAGTTTCAAATAGATCTCTCCTTTAATAATGTCAACTTTTTGAATAAAAACTTTAGGGCAAGCAGGTACTTTCATTTGGAACAGTTTTGAATAAAAAGGAAAGGTGGTTTCACATCATGGAAAAAATTATGATGCAAATGCATTTCCATTTTCAACCACTCGCTTTTGATGGATGCATTATTCCATATATTTTAGTGTAAATCATTTTCTGTATATAGTTGGTTTAAAGAATATTGTTACTGCTGAATGATGCTCACTTAATTTGTTATACATTGACAAAATAGATGATAGAAAGAATTTATGCTTTTTAAAtataactagtcagagacccgtgcttccgcacgggtgattttttcttctggtgtagtatttttgtaatgatatgaataatataaataaaaggaattataagcaatatgcataattaaaaggaattgttttacttgaatagagttagagttttattgattgctctgttATACTCTCAATTCTTTGAAAACTTAATATTcataggaatcgttttgaaatttgaaaataaatactttagttttcaaataaaagtcattattgtttaaaataaaataggcattgtattgaaagtggcccttaagattaaacattattatcttattcatgtgttaattttgtgtgtaataaagaaccatataaaaaaggacatgtgagttggagaaaaaaaaataaaattttaacaaatgcaaatgtaaaattttaaatataaataaaaaatatgaaataatttacttaattgtaaatttaacaataattatatagaaaacaatgatccacaaaaaaatgtttaagataggttaagaacacaatagcaaaattgggtcaggtaatttaataattgacggtccaacaacaattaaaagaaaatgatataggtcactatggtttaattataaatgaaaaataatcatataaattcaattatattaaataatcatataaaaaaatactataagatggagataataaaaatgaaatattaacatttaaaaataaaaattatctctcaaatagtaattgttgattaaataaaatagctactatgttgataatgacccgtgaaataaaaaaataatttgatgcgatataaaatatatttaaaaacaaatgtaaaataaacaataatcatggaaatttaattgtattaaataatgataaaaaatcgtgagatggagaaaaaaataaaaataaagatgttatctttcaaataaagacaatgattgattaaaataaaacaggtattatgttgatagtgacccgtgagataataaataaataaatagagaaaaaaattaaaatgaaagtaagaaagtgtgaaaaaatgtgagagaaatttgaaattttaattaagatagagaaaatgtgtaatgatcgattaaaaaaaattaaatattaagttgatagtggcccgtgaaataattaaatatttttgggaataataattaaatgatcgattattaatattttttgcgataatagataaatgttgaaaaattaaaatgaaagtatggaaaaatgaaatgcgaaagaaatttaaattttttagtaagattaaaatttaaaaatagattattaatattttttgtgataataaataaattaagaaaaattaaaatgaaagtaagaaagtgtgggaaaatgaaatgtaaaagaaatttaaatatgacttccatcatccatgacttacatgtgatgtcatcattcatgcaataaagttgtagggaaaatgttatttaattcggaccaatgaaaagctaacacttgaggcatccattcaataaagttgaaagagtgaatacttaatttgttagttacaaaaatgaccttttattagtgcaaataaattttggtgaaagggtaatttatgcaatttggtcaatctattattaatgaatagatagtagatagtagattgaTAGATCAGTAGAATCTATTAATTAATTAcaatattttttcaaattcttTAATTAAACTAATCCATCTACTTATTATAAGAATAATCCAATTCATccattgatatatttttattggaGAAATATTCATCTCATCGGTCAAtaaatgtatattaaaaataatgtttttttaaataaatgaacACTTTTTAAAGAGTATATTTTAGTggaattatattttaaatggtaaatacctttgtaattgattaaaatcactaaacaaaacagaaataatttatttataaaacttacttaaaaataaaaatattcaaatttaaattaatttataatttaataatatattaaaaaatcaacgCTGGTCAACATTGGAGAGCATGGTGCCGTCGCCTCTAGAGACTAAGGGGATGGAGGAGCTCCGTCGTTTTTCACcagttatattaaaatattattatatagttttatatattaatattaattaatccaGTGTCTCAAAGAAAGAGAAACTGAGAAAGAGAATGGGATGAGATAAAAGATTGAAGCAATTATTTTCCATCATTAAATTCTTAGACAGCAAGGAATGCACAAGTTTTGAATAAGGTTACATTGCATCTCTCTATGActcatgggagaggttcaagctGCTAGTAAAGAAGTATCCATCACATGGTTAGGACGACAAGGCTCAAGTACATATTTTTATCCAGTACTTAAGAGATCAAATTTAAATGATCTTTAGTTGGAAGTACTATGAAGATCTAGTCTAAAATTCGAGTGAAAAATATTATAGAAAAGATGGCTCATAAAGAATATTATCAGTCACTTATAAGGGTTCTATGAGGAAAATGATGACAAAACTTGATActaaaatgagtgttttaattttaaaaaaaatgaatttttcctttctatttctaaaaatgattttataatattttataaatatattttttttaattaaaagataaaatttgatattctataacataaatatattattgaagattaaaacatatcaaaatcaccttttttttccaaaaatatatatctcaaaaataatttttataaatagatATTTGAAAACCCTTATCTGCTATCTCTGATTTGCTTAGTACCTATGCATCTTACTCTGGTCAGTTTTGTAGTAAATCTAAGTCTATTATTTATGCTAGTGGGATGTCTAGTAGTAGACACAAGGCCTATCTGatgtcattggattcaccatggCTGCCCCTCCTTTTCTTCACGTAGGGGTCCCTATTTTCATTGGAAAACCTAAAGCGtgtcattttctttttttggCCGATAGAATCAAGATTAAGCTGGTTGCATGGAAAGTCAATCTTCTTTCCATGGTTGGAAGAGTCCAACTTGTCAAAGCGGTCATTCATAGCATGTTGGTGCACTGCATGTCCATATACTGTTGGCCAACTAGCGTCATCAAAACAATTGAAAGATGGATGAGAAACTTCATTTGGAGTGGTAgtatggacaaaaagaaaatggtggctGTGAGTTGGAAAACTTGTTGCAAAAGTTACAAGGAGGGTGGTCTTAGCATAAGATATGTGCATGTCTTTAATGAGGCCACTAAGATTCATCTGTGCTGgagttttttgaaagaaaataaaagttggtCTAGCATTCTTGCTGCCATAGTGAAAAGGAATTATGGCGTCATCTCTTATTCTGTTAAGTCCTCCATTTGGAGCAGCATTAGAGGAAAATATTCTATGGTCAAAGATAATTGTCACTGGCTTATTGGAAATGGGAACAAGATAATTTCTGGCTTGATAATTGGATTTGGGAACCTCTAGTAAACACTTTTAAGATTCCTCAAATCTTTCATAGAACTCTTACTGTGAAGGTTGGCTCTTGGTTGGTTAATGGTTGTTGGGTTATTCTAACCAATGTGCATGTGGCCTACCCCAATCTCCTCCCTCTTATCTCCCATTCAGTTACGCCTTGGTCTGAGACTGGAGATAGTATTGTTTGGGCAGCGGCTGATGATGGGATTTTAACGGTTAAACGTGCTAACGATTTTATTCTGAAATCGCAACCCAAGGATGCCTGGCAATCTTTCCCTTGGAACAACAGCATTCCTCATTCACACTCGATGCCGATTTGGCGTTATATTCATAACAAAATGCCTATGGATGACAACATGCTAATCTGTGGTTTCCTCTTCCCCTCCATGTGTTTTGTTTGTAAAGCTACTCAGGAAAGCGCTCGTCATGTGTTCTTTGAGTGTCTTTTTGCCAAAAATCGGTGGCTTTGGATGTCTAGCAAGATTTAATGTTCGGGTATCcaaaagttggaagactattACTCTATTTTGCAGAGGGGCTGGTCTGAACAAGCTAAGGTTGTTGTTTCTACTTGTTTCACTAGTGTTTTCCATCATATATGGAAGGCCATGAATCTTGTGAGATTTGAGAACCAAGAGACCTCCTGGGAGAGTTGCATATCTTTTATCTCTTCTCAAGTCAGAATGGTGGGAAACAGTACGCTTAAGTGCTCTAATTCTGCTCTGGCCAGCTTCATGGTGTTAAAAGCTTTTGATATTGATATTCATCCTAGCAAGCCTTTGCACAACGTGGACGTCCTTTATAGCGCTCCCCCGAGGGGATGGATTAAGTGTAATATCGACGGAATGGCTAAAGGTTCTCCCATGATAAGTTCTTGCGGGGGTAGTTTCAGAAACGACAAAGCGGATCATGTGGGAAGCTTTTGTGCCTATTTGAAGGAGGGAAATTCTGTTTCTACTGAGCTTTGGGCAACAATATCGGCTATTGAGAAAGCTTTTGAGCTCCATTGGAGGAGTTTGTGGATTGAAACAGATTGTATTTTCGTTGTTAATGCTTTTTCTAACCATAATATTTTCCCGTGGAAAATCAAGTCTCGTTGGCTTAAGTGTTGTGCATTAACTTTGGACATGAATTTCATGATCTCTCATATTTATCGCGAAGTCAATTTTTGTGCCGATTTTATGGCTAACCTTGATTTTCAAACCAAGCTTTACACTTGGTTCTCTTGTATTCACAGTGGATTAACTAGGGATTTTTTGTTTGACAAAGAAGGCATCCCTAGGATCAAGCTTTGTATTTAGGGGTCTTTCTTTGTTTTCTCTTTGtatcatctttttattttaatgatatctTTCTTTTGTggtaaacaaattaaaaaataacttcaaatttaattttttttattttaatatctaaaaagagttatatcaaaaggatgaaatacttaaaataacattttaaaaataactacttaaatcaaatatttatttaaaagttcttttaaaaaatatttgtaatttttaaaaaacaaaaatatgtaccactataaaaattatttttcacaaaaaactaaaacaaatggcCCATAAGAGCATAATTATCGGTAGTGGTATTACATATTTATGTCATTGTgtgtcagaaaataatatttttttaattcaattggTGGGGTATCAATATACTATCGTTGCTGCAGAAAGCACCGTGGCTTTAGTCTTTTGTTTCAATTatttattagggttaaatatgtatgaggtccctataaatatcccaactttcaattttagtccctacaaaatttttctTCGAACTTTGGTCCCTGTAATATTTTTCGTCCCCATTAttagtccctcccgttagattccactaacggagggTGACGTGTCATGCCAGTTGTGTGAATTTTTTTACATCTGTGTTAATTGAAGAGACACGTAGGATAATTGTGTAAAGACAAAAGGGATCGTGAAAAAATGTTAACCCTAATTTCATTCCACCTCTTGTTACAGGCTGCgtctttcttcttcatcttccatcgTCATCTTCACAGTCTCAGATTCAAGTCCTTCTTCGCCTTTCCTTGTTCCTCTTCAATTGAAGTCGTCTTCCTTCTTCCCATTTCCTTGTTCCTCTTCAATTGAAGTCGTCTTCCTTCTTCCCCTTTCCTTGTTCCTCTTCAATTGAATTCGTCTCCCGCAATCTTACGATGTCATCTTCATCAAGGAGAACGAAGCCATCATCGTATCAATCCACAAGTGTGAGTACCCGTCCAAGTAAAAGGTGTGTGTGTGATGCTCGGATGACTTCATATTACTGTAAGAATGGACCTAACAAAGGGCGCCTGTTTTGGAGATGTCCATTTTGGCAAGGTGatgaaacttgtaacttattTATATGGGATGATGATATTGCTCAATGAACCGATGTTCAAGAAAGGTCAGATGATGAAAGGATAAATATTGAGAGCAAGATCAAGGAGGTCTCAATTTCTCTTGAAACTATGAGAGAGTTGTATGAAATTtcacagaagaagaacaagaaattgaagatgaagttaaagTCAGATGCTATGTATGGAAAGATGAAGTCTTGGTGTATTGTGGTTTCTGTAATGGTCAATATGTATTTTTTATGGAAATGTAATTGTTGAATCAGTGTTTAGAATGTTCACTTCGGATGTAATGTTGTTGTTATGAAATCCGAGTTTGACAATTGTTGTATCAGTGTTCTATAATCTGAGTTGGATAATTGTTGAATCAGTTCTATAATCTGTTGTTGTTCTGTGATGTTTTTATGGCCAATATGTATTAATGTTGTTGATATAAATCTGAGTTGGATAAGTTGTCTATAATTTGTCTCATTCAATTAACCTATAATTGTCTCTATTTTGTCATTCAACTGACATATAATTTTATCTTGAAAGTGACTTGTAATTTGTCATTCAACTGACATATAATTTGACTCCAAAATTTGGTCATAAATTGGTCATAAAAGTGACTTACTAATGAGCTATAATTTGGTATAAAATTTGCACACAGTATGATAAGACTCCAAAATACCATTGACATACCATTAGGTTTGTTACATATGTTCATAAAACACAAAATAGATTGCAATAACATCAAAATAGTTAGAGGACTAGCCTCACTAACATTACAAACATAACATTTCAAAATAGTTCAAACTAAACACCATAAATATGTCTCCTAATTTTCAAACAGCATAACATCACTGAGTCATCCTACTGAGTCATCCTTTTGCAAATGGCCTCCCAATTTTCTGACTGCTTCCCACCATTAGACTGGTCTGAGGTTGCTTCATCTTCATTAATTACCAAAGGGTCATCAGGCTTCTTTCCAGGGCCACCAATATTCTTTGTCTTAAGGGTCCTAAGTCTGTCACTCTGCCGTTTTTGAACACCCATATCAACACTCTTCTTGTGCTTAGGCTTCTATTTTGGTTTGTTGACCTAGGGATAATTAACAATTACAGTTAAGCTAGATGAAACAGACATTTGAAAAAAGATTGTAATGACAAATTAAAACTCACAGGTTCTGAACATGTTGGCCTGGATGAAGATGAACCATTGTCTTTGGAAGGTTTCTTGGCCACCTTTGGAGCTTTACCAACAAAAGTCCTGACAGTTCTTTTCACAGGTGTTGTGTCAACATTCAATGGTTGAACATCTagaatttcatcatcatcaagcagctTAGCCAATGTGTCAGCATCTATACCACAATACTTTTGAAGAGAAGACTGTGAATCATTAATGTCAGTATTTCTTTCAGTTTCAGTATTGTGAGCATCTTCAGCATTGGATGCATGTGTGTCATGATCAACATTTTCAGTTGGAATGGGAGCATCTTGAACAGGAACAGCATCTTGAACAACATCTTTTACAGGAACAGCGTCTTTTCAGGAACAACATCTTTTTCAGTAACAACATCTTGAACAACATCTTGATCAGGAACAGCAGTTTCAGTTGGAACAGCCCTAGATTTTTTTGTCTTGGTTTccattttatctttctttttcttgttgatAGACCCTGTAGGCCTCCCCTGATTAAAATATTAGAATTAGCTCAGTCTCAATGTCTAAAAGTGCAGGAATATGAAATAAATATGTTATTTACAATACCCTCTTTTTGCTAGTTTGACTGGCTTGTGTAGGAATTTCTGTTGTAGGCGCATCTTGTGTTGGAGCTTGTTGTGATGTTGTTGCAGGAGATACAACAACTAGCTGCTTGTTTTTCTTGCAGGTCCTCTTATTGTGACCTAGTACAAAACAAATCTTGCATCTG encodes the following:
- the LOC131635219 gene encoding transcription factor bHLH104-like gives rise to the protein MDSLELGNSDSWDFLDYSFIDPPPTDFLWSNPSDFASVNTEIDVRSNDFASVSADIDIPSGVVACQEENNTRKRGRGESCHKAGTKACREKMRREKLNERFCDLSAVLDPGRPVRTDKPAILDDAIRVLNQLKTEAEELKETNGKLLEEIKCLKAEKNELREEKLVLKADKEKMEKQLKTLPISPAGFMPPPPPMAAYQASVNKMAVYPNYGYIPMWQYLPQSARDTSQDHELRPPAA